In a genomic window of Glycine max cultivar Williams 82 chromosome 13, Glycine_max_v4.0, whole genome shotgun sequence:
- the LOC100500671 gene encoding uncharacterized protein LOC100500671: protein MARRELSSTLKNLKFMQRAALREERTKKEEEVKPDVSVGTSTAVTRKCVVIMEGDPHPGAAKGRMSFQSFNPLVDKLNEEEARLHQPAAETTMSRNQNANANIRENRSPVEGPECGNMDKKIVEVNGNAKRKQSDYEAQYPNKSPKNDHDDKHSSPSNSLGSFKKPSGDKLDWKVLRPSSVKQSR, encoded by the exons ATGGCGAGGCGAGAGCTTTCAAGCACGTTGAAGAACTTAAAG TTCATGCAAAGGGCAGCTCTGAGGGAGGAGAGAAccaagaaagaagaagaggttAAGCCTGATGTCAGTGTTGGCACATCCACTGCGGTTACTAGAAAGTG TGTGGTTATAATGGAAGGTGATCCCCATCCTGGAGCAGCTAAAGGTCGAATGTCATTTCAAAGTTTCAATCCTTTAGTTGAT aaattaaatgagGAAGAAGCAAGACTACATCAGCCAGCAGCTGAAACTACCATGTCTAGAAATCAAAATGCAAATGCCAATATCAG AGAAAATAGGTCTCCAGTAGAAGGTCCAGAATGTGGCAACATGGACAAAAAGATTGTGGAGGTTAACGGCAATGCTAAAAGGAAACAATCTGATTATGAAGCACAATATCCTAACAAATCACCGAAGAACGATCATGATGATAAACATTCATCGCCAAGCAATAGTTTGGGCTCTTTTAAAAAACCGAGTGGAGATAAGCTGGACTGGAAAGTTCTTAGACCATCTAGTGTTAAACAAAGTAGATGA
- the LOC100790962 gene encoding uncharacterized protein — MDEKRKSSSKKDTGSSSTRSLFSRSTSTSNSPLLRSLSQKSSSSSSKCNNNNLPRSFSQKNPSIGRKCTKLAKEQKARFYIMRRCVAMLVCWHKHGDS, encoded by the coding sequence ATGGATGAAAAGAGAAAGTCATCATCAAAGAAGGACACGGGTTCCTCTTCCACAAGGTCATTATTCTCAAGGAGCACCTCTACTTCAAACTCTCCTCTCCTTAGAAGCCTGTCTCAAAAGagttcttcatcttcctccaaaTGCAATAACAATAATCTTCCTAGGAGCTTCTCACAGAAGAACCCTTCCATTGGGCGCAAATGCACCAAATTAGCTAAGGAACAGAAAGCACGGTTTTACATCATGAGGAGGTGTGTTGCCATGTTGGTTTGCTGGCACAAGCATGGGGATTCATGA
- the LOC100790444 gene encoding uncharacterized protein C24B11.05 isoform X1 gives MENGDQFQEISKGKYDCLLFDLDDTLYPLSSGLAEQVKKNIQEYMLQKLWISEAKVPELCFSLYKTYGTTMAGLKAIGYDFDYDDFHGFVHGRLPYDMLKPDPVLRGILLSLPVRKVVFTNSDKAHASRVLHRLGLEDCFERVISFETLNSSNEDGSEYKQSSTEIFDFYEYIGRPDSDIVLPRTPVVCKPFQDAYEKVFNMADIDPQRTLFFDDSLRNLQTGKSLGLHTVLVGTSVRTTGVDHALESIHNMKEAFPELWEANEKPESVECSRKVSIETSVIA, from the exons ATGGAAAACGGGGATCAGTTCCAGGAAATTTCAAAGGGGAAATATGATTGTCTTTTATTTG aTCTTGATGACACCCTTTATCCTTTGAGTTCTGGATTGGCTGagcaagtgaaaaaaaatattcagg AGTACATGCTTCAAAAGCTTTGGATATCAGAGGCTAAAGTTCCTGAGTTGTGCTTTTCATTATACAAGACTTACGGGACAACCATGGCCGGTCTCAAg GCTATTGGCTATGACTTTGACTATGATGACTTTCATGG CTTTGTTCATGGGAGATTGCCATATGATATGCTGAAACCTGACCCTGTTCTCAGGGGAATTTTGCTAAGCTTGCCTGTTCGAAAAGTT GTTTTTACAAACTCTGACAAGGCTCATGCAAGCAGAGTGCTTCATAGGCTTGGATTGGAGGATTGCTTCGAAAGAGTTATAAGCTTTGAGACCCTTAATTCCTCCAATGAAGATGGCAGTGAATATAAACAAAGTTCCACAGAGATTTTTGATTTTTATGAGTACATTGGCAGGCCTGATTCTGATATCGTGCTTCCAAGGACCCCGGTTGTGTGCAAACCCTTTCAAGATGCATATGAAAAGGTTTTCAATATGGCAGATATTGACCCTCAAAGAACA TTATTCTTTGATGACAGTCTCCGCAATTTACAAACGGGAAAATCCTTGGGCCTCCACACTGTCTTG GTGGGTACATCCGTTCGAACTACGGGAGTGGATCATGCCTTAGAGAGCATCCATAATATGAAGGAGGCATTTCCAGAACTATGGGAAGCCAATGAAAAGCCTGAAAGTGTCGAGTGTTCTAGAAAGGTTTCAATTGAAACATCAGTAATAGCCTAA
- the LOC100790444 gene encoding uncharacterized protein C24B11.05 isoform X2, translating into MENGDQFQEISKGKYDCLLFDLDDTLYPLSSGLAEQVKKNIQEYMLQKLWISEAKVPELCFSLYKTYGTTMAGLKAIGYDFDYDDFHGFVHGRLPYDMLKPDPVLRGILLSLPVRKVVFTNSDKAHASRVLHRLGLEDCFERVISFETLNSSNEDGSEYKQSSTEIFDFYEYIGRPDSDIVLPRTPVVCKPFQDAYEKVFNMADIDPQRTLFFDDSLRNLQTGKSLGLHTVLSSVETNKTK; encoded by the exons ATGGAAAACGGGGATCAGTTCCAGGAAATTTCAAAGGGGAAATATGATTGTCTTTTATTTG aTCTTGATGACACCCTTTATCCTTTGAGTTCTGGATTGGCTGagcaagtgaaaaaaaatattcagg AGTACATGCTTCAAAAGCTTTGGATATCAGAGGCTAAAGTTCCTGAGTTGTGCTTTTCATTATACAAGACTTACGGGACAACCATGGCCGGTCTCAAg GCTATTGGCTATGACTTTGACTATGATGACTTTCATGG CTTTGTTCATGGGAGATTGCCATATGATATGCTGAAACCTGACCCTGTTCTCAGGGGAATTTTGCTAAGCTTGCCTGTTCGAAAAGTT GTTTTTACAAACTCTGACAAGGCTCATGCAAGCAGAGTGCTTCATAGGCTTGGATTGGAGGATTGCTTCGAAAGAGTTATAAGCTTTGAGACCCTTAATTCCTCCAATGAAGATGGCAGTGAATATAAACAAAGTTCCACAGAGATTTTTGATTTTTATGAGTACATTGGCAGGCCTGATTCTGATATCGTGCTTCCAAGGACCCCGGTTGTGTGCAAACCCTTTCAAGATGCATATGAAAAGGTTTTCAATATGGCAGATATTGACCCTCAAAGAACA TTATTCTTTGATGACAGTCTCCGCAATTTACAAACGGGAAAATCCTTGGGCCTCCACACTGTCTTG tctTCAGTTgagacaaacaaaacaaaataa